One Kiritimatiellia bacterium DNA window includes the following coding sequences:
- a CDS encoding FtsQ-type POTRA domain-containing protein has protein sequence MSLFRKSASSSNVRRSRGRESVLAVNARGGSAKGRERVQKTAALTILCLALLVTGWAAYAGLSVAGDHLFARNERYRIRQIDISTDGTLPITHLREYAGVSEGQNLFAVDIRQIARNIERTPRVRSVEVRRILPDTLSIRVRERIPLARVAEGAAGAPTGVDREGFILGPGVGRGLPIISGVSETGLSPGSVLTDPKTLDAIRLLEICEQSKLGPLLRIQAVNVRHPDYLDVALASGARILLGRDKLEWRLEKLADLILTHRELGLEIETADLTVDRNFPVRTRPIVEARAR, from the coding sequence ATGTCGCTGTTTCGCAAATCCGCTTCCAGTTCGAACGTCCGCCGATCGCGGGGACGCGAGAGTGTCCTGGCCGTCAACGCCCGCGGCGGATCGGCGAAGGGCCGCGAACGCGTCCAGAAGACCGCGGCGCTCACGATCCTGTGCCTTGCGCTGCTCGTCACGGGATGGGCGGCCTACGCGGGTTTGTCCGTTGCCGGAGATCATCTCTTCGCCCGAAATGAGCGCTATCGGATCCGACAGATTGACATTTCCACGGACGGCACCCTGCCCATCACGCATCTGCGAGAATACGCTGGCGTGTCCGAGGGGCAGAATTTATTTGCGGTCGACATTCGACAGATCGCGCGGAACATCGAGCGAACGCCTCGAGTCCGGTCGGTCGAGGTCCGCCGTATTCTGCCGGATACGCTTTCGATACGCGTGCGGGAACGAATCCCCTTGGCGCGCGTGGCCGAAGGCGCTGCCGGGGCGCCAACCGGCGTGGATCGGGAGGGCTTCATTCTCGGTCCCGGCGTCGGGCGCGGGCTGCCGATCATTTCCGGTGTGTCGGAGACGGGCCTGTCGCCCGGCAGCGTCCTCACCGATCCGAAAACGCTCGACGCTATTCGCCTGCTTGAAATTTGCGAGCAGTCCAAGCTGGGGCCGTTGCTCCGAATCCAGGCAGTCAACGTCAGGCACCCTGACTATCTCGACGTGGCGCTGGCATCGGGCGCGCGCATCCTGCTCGGCCGCGACAAGTTGGAGTGGCGCCTCGAGAAACTGGCCGATCTGATCCTGACACACCGGGAGCTGGGTTTGGAGATCGAAACAGCCGATTTGACGGTCGACCGGAACTTTCCGGTTCGCACGCGGCCCATCGTGGAGGCGAGGGCGCGCTAA